GTTTAAGAGGTTTTGTTAATTGTAAAGTTTTTGAGTTAATGGCCAAAAGTTAAGTTGGTTGGAAAGTGTTATTTCATCTGCCTcaaattataagttattttataaaaaaaaaaattctaagtcaCTTTACAattctaatatattattaatgatattttttctaATATGTTctctattatttattattgtttcttCTTCCGATTCTCGTAATTTCTCTTTTctctataattaataaaaaaaattgtaaattcaaatattaattaatttttccaATGTaatattaattgtattttttaatttatataaaataccTAAAACATCTTATAATTTGTGATAGAAAATATATTAGTTATAACAGATTTTTCAACAATTGACTTTCTAACCTTGTAATCAATTTATAAATTGGCATATTAGGCAAATAAATGAATGAGATTGAATGCAATTTATTGAATCTAACAGGGACAACCCTATGTAACCGAAACGAAAAAATGGAAAGAAAGGTAAACATAAAAACTACTGTATAATTACATATTAGAAATTAGAATTAAGGATGATAATATGTCAGGATGATATGTTTATTAAAAATTGTtagatttaaatataaaaataaatcttatgacttatttaattaaatagaccAAATTTAAACTATAAAAAAATCTACAAAATTTAATACtagtattatatatattttaaaattttaaacaagAATTATGAATAGTTAtgcattatttaaaattttaaaatttttattaaatcaaTCAAAGTACACATTTTTTTCTAACACGAGTAATGATGAAAAGTGTTTATAAATAGTCCAAACAAGAGCAGCGGTTTGCTCATATAACTCAGCTTGAGCATGCAATGACTTCAATTTCACCTATTGCTTCTTGTTTTCTCTTTCtcattctttctctcttctctttttcttttcttcctcaTTCTGAATGTAATCATAACCACCACCCTCCCTCTGCTACTCACAAAAAAGAGATGGAAGGAATAGAACACAGAACAGTTGAAGTGAATGGCATCAAAATGCATATCGCCGAGAAAGGCAAAGAAGGACCTGTTGTTTTGTTCCTTCACGGCTTCCCTGAATTATGGTACACTTGGCGCCACCAGATTGCAGCTCTCGGCTCCCTCGGTTACCGTGCTGTGGCTCCCGATCTCCGCGGCTACGGCGACACTGAAGCTCCAGCTTCAGTAAGCAACTACACAGGTTTTCATATAGTAGGTGACCTTGTTGCTCTCATCGACTTACTCGGAGTGGAACAAGTATTCCTTGTTGCTCATGATTGGGGTGCTATCATTGGTTGGTACCTTTCCATGTTTCGCCCTGAAAAAATCAAAGCCTATGTGTGTCTCAGTGTTCCCCTCCTCCATAGAGACCCCAAAATCCGGACCGTAGATGGCATGCGT
The Vicia villosa cultivar HV-30 ecotype Madison, WI linkage group LG6, Vvil1.0, whole genome shotgun sequence genome window above contains:
- the LOC131612820 gene encoding uncharacterized protein LOC131612820, giving the protein MTSISPIASCFLFLILSLFSFSFLPHSECNHNHHPPSATHKKEMEGIEHRTVEVNGIKMHIAEKGKEGPVVLFLHGFPELWYTWRHQIAALGSLGYRAVAPDLRGYGDTEAPASVSNYTGFHIVGDLVALIDLLGVEQVFLVAHDWGAIIGWYLSMFRPEKIKAYVCLSVPLLHRDPKIRTVDGMRAFYGDDYYICRFQEPGKIEAEIAEVGTAYVLKDILTARKPGPPILPKGEYGTGFDPNTPDTLPSWLTEDDLAYYVSKFEKTGFTGGLNYYRNLNLNWELMAPWNGVKIQVPVKFITGELDSVYTSLNLSEYIFGGGFKEDVPNLEEVIVQKGVAHFNNEEAAEEINKHIYDFIKKF